A DNA window from Nitrospira sp. contains the following coding sequences:
- a CDS encoding DUF393 domain-containing protein: MQEPLPACPRDSLHTSLLIYDSHCRLCVAAKERLDRAGIGVQMIPYESQEAASALGAQYRPGPPSMAYLISPAGGVSQGLDAFLPLMHGLPGGKFVRWMLKAPIARSLAERVYRWIARHRYRLFGAVNPHA, translated from the coding sequence ATGCAAGAGCCGTTGCCTGCCTGTCCGAGAGATTCTCTGCATACCAGCCTGCTGATCTATGATTCACATTGCCGGCTCTGTGTTGCCGCCAAGGAGCGCCTCGACCGGGCGGGAATAGGAGTTCAGATGATTCCCTACGAGAGTCAGGAGGCGGCCAGCGCATTGGGGGCGCAGTATCGGCCAGGCCCTCCGTCCATGGCCTATCTCATCAGCCCTGCAGGCGGGGTATCGCAAGGCCTTGACGCATTCCTTCCGTTGATGCACGGCCTCCCAGGTGGGAAATTCGTCCGGTGGATGTTGAAAGCCCCCATCGCTCGAAGCTTGGCTGAACGGGTCTATCGTTGGATCGCCCGACATCGCTATCGCCTGTTTGGCGCAGTAAATCCTCACGCATGA
- a CDS encoding nucleotidyltransferase family protein: protein MPESLRRRILEVAQAGLNWPLLLELAKSHGVESLLARTLIGLCEDLVPPADLDALRRRTEEAAVANRAGTEELLRLSRAFDEAGVSVLPFRGVGFAAMIYGDLTLCAPADPVALVRRDQLANAEQVLVSQGYAVRGGAGDRTVDAGACERPLVYLHGNTSRQIELLWAVSHAHQKFPIDRPEVWGRVRPVSLGGRKTKGMAPEEALLVLCVHGAHQAWGQLSLVTEVAGLIRAGRLNWKRVLTTALEWRCYRVLLLGLALSYRVMDAPIPPQILNMIAADSDVLGLAHRMPKSLLLQQQEGIDDQDVGALLFTLQDDWKARWRYGIALCRSHDPVIHAAPAWFRWRRSLHWLARGVSPVHTLSRWLSPPASIRHLFHR from the coding sequence GTGCCTGAATCTCTCCGCCGCCGGATTCTTGAGGTTGCGCAAGCCGGTTTGAATTGGCCGTTGCTGCTGGAGTTGGCCAAGAGCCATGGGGTCGAGTCCCTGCTCGCCCGGACGCTCATCGGACTTTGTGAGGACCTTGTTCCTCCGGCGGATCTGGATGCCCTTCGCCGGCGGACGGAGGAGGCTGCGGTAGCGAATCGAGCCGGAACGGAGGAACTGCTTCGACTGTCCCGCGCCTTTGATGAGGCCGGAGTCTCCGTGCTTCCTTTCAGGGGCGTAGGTTTTGCCGCCATGATCTACGGCGATCTCACGCTCTGTGCTCCCGCCGATCCGGTTGCGCTTGTGCGTCGGGACCAGCTTGCGAATGCAGAACAAGTGTTGGTCTCGCAGGGCTATGCTGTGCGAGGAGGGGCGGGTGACCGCACAGTCGATGCCGGTGCGTGCGAGCGGCCGCTCGTCTACCTTCACGGCAATACGTCGCGTCAGATCGAACTGCTGTGGGCGGTGAGTCATGCACATCAGAAGTTTCCTATTGATCGGCCGGAGGTGTGGGGGCGCGTTAGGCCGGTTTCGCTGGGTGGCCGGAAGACTAAAGGAATGGCTCCGGAGGAAGCGTTGCTCGTACTCTGCGTGCATGGAGCGCATCAGGCTTGGGGACAACTCAGTCTGGTGACGGAAGTAGCCGGACTCATCCGTGCCGGACGGCTGAATTGGAAGCGGGTGCTCACGACCGCTCTGGAATGGAGATGTTATCGGGTCCTGTTGCTCGGTCTGGCGTTGTCTTATCGAGTCATGGATGCGCCTATTCCTCCGCAGATCCTGAACATGATTGCGGCCGATTCCGATGTCTTGGGTTTGGCCCACCGCATGCCGAAGAGCCTCCTTCTACAGCAGCAAGAGGGGATTGACGATCAGGACGTCGGGGCGCTGTTGTTTACGCTTCAGGATGATTGGAAGGCGCGGTGGCGCTACGGGATTGCCTTGTGTCGGAGTCACGATCCCGTGATTCATGCGGCGCCGGCGTGGTTCCGCTGGCGCCGGTCGTTGCACTGGCTCGCTCGCGGCGTCAGCCCTGTCCACACGCTCTCACGATGGCTCTCTCCTCCGGCTTCGATTCGACACCTCTTCCATCGGTGA
- the recG gene encoding ATP-dependent DNA helicase RecG — protein sequence MLRSRPVMEPPAESSLPATFHEWLDRLARPIEFATKDDCAHAGAVKNLSSFVSSQVQSALAQEWIPPVIESRLRSLRELFIDFQQALPIDEQQRRLQAACAILGRLRESAPEAIAAREGQIDDAASSAGSTRGDIWNLPVQFVKGVGPKRMALLQRLGVATVEDALWTIPWRYEDRSVMTPIGNLVPGMVTSICGTIAKCEAKRTRNRRLSVLEVVVEDETGKMQVVFFNQAYLEDVLAVGKVVMMSGRIISGKQGWMVPRMDVAQYEVVGEAAESALHVGRIVPIYHETKGWTSRQSRVLVKGLLDEYARELRDHLPVTLRARQRLIPIQEAIQDVHFPKAEADARLLEQGKTPAHRRLAFEELFLLQMALATRQRSVQEQPKGLKFNPRAPIVDKLSRLLPFRLTAAQDQVIREIYRDMISSKPMNRLVQGDVGSGKTVVGLHAIVMACGSGYQAALMAPTEILAEQHYRNLKGTLEVLGLSVVLLRGSDKAAVKKAQAAQLASGEVQVAIGTHALIQKGVAFKNLGLAVVDEQHKFGVMQRKNLIDKGYKPDVLVLTATPIPRTLAMTVYGDLDVSVINMLPPGRRPVRTFLFGEPQRRRAYQILKDELRNKRQAYVVYPLVEESEKTDLQAAIQGAELLQNGEFAEFKVGLLHGRMKSAEKETVMADFKAGKLHLLVATTVIEVGVDVPNATIMMIEHAERFGLAQLHQLRGRVGRGAEQSYCLLMAAGLGRNRPTLGRHPLGGDEPVSNARERLDALVQSNDGFVIAEEDLRIRGPGEFFGFRQWGMPEFRVANIVRDGDLLQQARLEAFSLLKQDPQLSAPGHQGLKEAMLRKWEQKLELGSIS from the coding sequence ATGCTACGATCCCGCCCAGTTATGGAGCCTCCCGCCGAGTCCAGCTTGCCTGCGACGTTTCACGAGTGGCTCGATCGCCTCGCGCGGCCGATTGAGTTTGCGACGAAGGACGACTGCGCCCACGCCGGGGCCGTGAAGAATCTCAGCAGCTTCGTGTCGAGTCAGGTGCAATCCGCTCTCGCTCAGGAATGGATTCCTCCGGTTATTGAATCCCGTCTGCGTTCGCTCCGTGAACTCTTCATCGATTTCCAGCAGGCTCTCCCGATCGACGAACAACAGCGGCGGTTGCAAGCGGCCTGCGCTATTCTCGGGCGGCTTCGCGAATCGGCGCCTGAGGCGATAGCTGCCCGTGAAGGCCAGATCGACGACGCGGCGTCGTCCGCGGGATCGACGCGAGGGGACATCTGGAATCTTCCAGTCCAATTTGTGAAAGGGGTGGGGCCGAAGCGGATGGCCTTGCTGCAACGGCTCGGGGTGGCGACGGTGGAGGATGCCTTGTGGACGATCCCCTGGCGCTACGAAGATCGATCGGTGATGACCCCCATCGGCAACCTGGTACCGGGTATGGTCACGTCGATTTGCGGCACCATCGCGAAATGCGAAGCGAAGCGCACGAGGAATCGGCGCTTGTCTGTGCTGGAGGTCGTGGTCGAGGATGAGACCGGGAAGATGCAGGTGGTGTTCTTCAATCAGGCCTATCTTGAAGACGTCCTGGCGGTCGGGAAAGTCGTCATGATGAGCGGTCGCATCATCTCTGGAAAACAGGGGTGGATGGTCCCGCGCATGGACGTGGCGCAGTATGAAGTGGTGGGCGAGGCGGCGGAGTCTGCGCTGCATGTAGGCCGCATTGTGCCGATTTACCATGAGACGAAGGGCTGGACCTCCCGGCAATCGCGCGTGCTGGTGAAGGGATTGCTGGATGAATATGCCAGAGAGTTGCGCGATCATCTGCCGGTGACTCTGCGGGCCCGCCAACGTCTGATTCCGATTCAAGAGGCCATTCAAGATGTGCACTTCCCTAAAGCGGAGGCAGATGCCCGACTGTTGGAGCAGGGCAAGACGCCAGCACATCGCCGTCTCGCGTTCGAAGAATTGTTTCTCCTGCAGATGGCCTTGGCGACCAGGCAACGGTCGGTGCAGGAGCAGCCGAAGGGGCTCAAGTTCAATCCGCGGGCGCCGATCGTCGATAAGCTGAGCCGCTTGTTGCCGTTCCGCTTGACGGCCGCGCAGGATCAGGTCATTCGCGAGATCTATCGGGATATGATCTCGTCCAAACCGATGAACCGCCTGGTGCAGGGCGATGTCGGGTCGGGGAAGACCGTGGTGGGGCTCCATGCCATCGTCATGGCCTGCGGATCCGGTTACCAGGCCGCACTCATGGCGCCGACGGAAATTCTGGCCGAGCAGCACTATCGCAATCTCAAAGGCACATTGGAAGTGCTGGGGTTGAGTGTGGTGTTGCTGCGCGGGAGCGATAAGGCGGCGGTGAAGAAGGCTCAAGCGGCGCAGTTGGCTTCCGGTGAGGTGCAGGTGGCGATCGGGACCCATGCCTTGATTCAAAAGGGCGTGGCCTTCAAGAACCTCGGGCTGGCGGTCGTGGATGAGCAGCACAAGTTCGGTGTGATGCAGCGAAAGAATCTGATCGATAAAGGGTACAAGCCGGATGTGCTCGTGCTCACGGCGACGCCGATCCCGCGCACGCTGGCGATGACGGTGTATGGCGATTTGGATGTCTCCGTCATCAACATGTTGCCGCCCGGCCGCCGGCCGGTGCGAACGTTCCTCTTCGGCGAGCCGCAGCGACGACGGGCCTATCAAATCCTCAAAGATGAATTGCGGAACAAGCGGCAGGCTTATGTGGTCTATCCGTTGGTGGAGGAGTCAGAGAAGACCGATTTGCAGGCGGCCATCCAAGGGGCCGAGTTGTTGCAGAACGGCGAGTTCGCTGAGTTCAAGGTCGGGCTGTTGCATGGGCGCATGAAATCGGCTGAGAAAGAAACGGTGATGGCCGACTTCAAGGCCGGGAAACTGCACCTGCTTGTTGCTACCACCGTGATAGAAGTCGGGGTGGATGTGCCGAACGCGACGATTATGATGATCGAACATGCCGAGCGCTTCGGCCTGGCGCAACTGCATCAACTGCGCGGGCGGGTCGGGCGGGGAGCGGAGCAGTCGTATTGCCTGTTGATGGCGGCGGGGCTGGGGCGGAATCGTCCGACGCTGGGGCGGCATCCGCTCGGCGGGGATGAGCCAGTATCCAACGCACGGGAGCGGCTGGATGCTCTGGTGCAATCGAATGACGGTTTCGTGATTGCGGAAGAAGATTTGCGTATCAGAGGACCGGGGGAATTCTTCGGATTTCGCCAGTGGGGCATGCCGGAGTTTCGCGTGGCCAACATCGTGCGAGACGGCGATTTATTACAGCAGGCCAGATTGGAAGCGTTCTCGCTGCTCAAGCAGGATCCGCAGCTGAGCGCGCCGGGCCATCAGGGATTGAAAGAAGCGATGCTGAGGAAGTGGGAGCAGAAGTTGGAGCTGGGGTCGATCAGTTAA
- a CDS encoding methyltransferase — protein sequence MKPRITSFDEFRDAVSAYRLPRILLTALELDLFTKIGTRRWTIPQLAKAVAMSERGLSILCRNLAMSGLLTKTGQVYRNSRLAATALNARDPAYRKDYLDLMTSHWQDWARLDESVRSGRPLDQDEPEEPGYRQRFTWAMHYRTLETAPKIAAQVDLRGATTLLDLGGGPGTYAMAFLSKHPRLRAAVGDRPAALEVAREIAATHKAGPRLSYVPVDFTQEDIPGTYDVIWYSNVLHIYSPATNRAIFRRARAALNPGGRLLIQDAFLHDRESLHPAEASLFAVSMLLFTEEGNTYSAKETSAWLKEAGFATTRVLRMKPGTEDWEDGILEAVAPGARPRTRVRRRQSRESSKSR from the coding sequence GTGAAGCCGCGCATCACCAGTTTCGATGAATTTCGTGATGCGGTGTCGGCCTATCGGTTGCCGCGTATTCTTCTTACGGCGTTGGAGTTGGATCTCTTTACGAAGATCGGCACGCGCCGCTGGACGATCCCTCAGTTGGCGAAGGCCGTGGCTATGAGCGAGCGGGGACTCTCGATCCTCTGCCGCAATCTGGCGATGTCCGGCCTGCTCACGAAAACGGGCCAGGTCTATCGAAATAGTCGGTTGGCGGCGACGGCGTTGAATGCCCGAGATCCGGCCTATCGCAAAGATTACCTGGATCTCATGACGAGCCATTGGCAGGATTGGGCGCGCCTGGACGAGTCCGTGCGATCAGGCCGTCCGCTGGATCAGGATGAACCGGAAGAGCCGGGTTATCGCCAACGATTCACCTGGGCCATGCACTATCGGACGTTGGAGACGGCGCCGAAGATTGCCGCACAAGTGGACTTGCGCGGGGCGACGACGTTGCTCGATCTCGGCGGAGGACCGGGCACCTATGCCATGGCCTTTCTGTCCAAACACCCGCGTTTGCGTGCCGCCGTCGGCGACCGACCGGCGGCCCTCGAGGTGGCGAGGGAAATAGCCGCGACGCATAAGGCGGGCCCTCGACTCAGCTATGTGCCGGTCGATTTCACGCAGGAGGACATCCCGGGCACGTACGATGTCATCTGGTATTCGAATGTACTGCACATCTATTCACCGGCTACGAATCGTGCCATCTTTCGGCGCGCGCGTGCGGCCTTGAATCCCGGCGGGCGTCTATTGATTCAGGATGCGTTTCTGCACGATCGCGAAAGCCTCCATCCTGCCGAAGCCAGTCTCTTTGCCGTGTCGATGCTGCTCTTCACGGAAGAGGGCAATACGTATTCGGCGAAGGAGACGAGTGCCTGGCTGAAGGAGGCGGGGTTCGCGACGACTAGGGTGTTGCGGATGAAGCCGGGAACGGAGGATTGGGAGGATGGGATCCTGGAGGCGGTGGCGCCTGGGGCACGTCCAAGAACGCGCGTCCGCCGAAGGCAATCACGAGAAAGTTCAAAATCCCGCTGA
- a CDS encoding Ppx/GppA phosphatase family protein, which translates to MSALSVRPRRLAGIDIGTLTCRLLIADLSPNMPLKELRSERRILRLGEGVDQNKRLSQAAMDRVIHCLCEWKAVIETYRVDGCTAVATSAVRDAANRAEFLDRVKREAGFDVEVITGDEEARRTLLGIRSGLPAGVTDMLALDIGGGSTEFILDRPGQQPVVHSIDIGVVRLCERLLHHDPPTSEEVGQAREWIARETKAAVTEMNGYETATFVGTAGTVTALAAMAQKLPTCEPARIHNYQLTLATVQELEQTLLSRRKADRIGLPGLEKNREEVIAAGAIIIRTVMETLGMSSVLVSDLGLREGVLIDLATGKQSL; encoded by the coding sequence ATGAGCGCCCTCTCCGTTCGCCCGCGCCGGCTCGCCGGTATCGATATCGGTACCCTTACCTGTCGGCTCCTAATCGCCGATCTTTCACCGAACATGCCTCTCAAAGAGCTGCGATCTGAGCGGCGTATTCTTCGTCTCGGCGAAGGCGTCGATCAGAATAAGCGATTGAGCCAGGCGGCGATGGATCGGGTGATCCACTGTTTGTGTGAGTGGAAGGCCGTCATTGAGACGTATCGAGTCGATGGCTGTACAGCCGTCGCCACGAGCGCCGTCCGCGATGCCGCCAATCGTGCCGAGTTTCTAGATCGCGTGAAGCGCGAAGCCGGATTCGATGTCGAAGTCATCACGGGAGACGAAGAAGCGCGGCGCACATTACTCGGCATTCGCTCCGGCCTGCCTGCTGGCGTGACCGATATGCTGGCGCTCGATATCGGCGGCGGCAGCACGGAGTTCATTCTAGACCGGCCGGGCCAGCAGCCGGTTGTCCACTCCATCGATATCGGCGTCGTGCGCCTCTGCGAACGGTTGCTCCATCACGATCCTCCAACGAGTGAGGAGGTTGGACAGGCGCGGGAATGGATTGCTCGGGAGACGAAGGCGGCTGTGACGGAAATGAATGGTTATGAAACAGCGACCTTCGTCGGGACTGCCGGAACAGTGACGGCTCTCGCGGCTATGGCACAGAAACTTCCTACCTGCGAGCCTGCCCGCATCCATAACTATCAGCTGACACTTGCCACCGTTCAGGAGCTTGAACAGACCTTGCTGAGCCGCAGAAAAGCCGACCGTATCGGCCTCCCAGGCCTGGAAAAGAACCGCGAAGAAGTCATCGCCGCCGGCGCGATCATCATTCGGACAGTGATGGAGACGTTGGGGATGTCTAGCGTGTTGGTGAGTGATTTGGGGTTGAGAGAGGGCGTGTTGATTGATCTGGCGACTGGGAAACAATCATTGTAA
- a CDS encoding TlpA disulfide reductase family protein: MKRSLWIFCALLFPVFAAHLVLAAGFFKVGEKAPSFTLTAITGETVSLDAYKGKVIVLGLFHICEPCMMQGSNLQKVSELTKGRDVAVVGVNSSGNSKKDVGEFLSAFPVKVTYPYLLDPGKVTDKLYGGGKFIPNVYVIDQAGVIRWQRVGNMDIDLAGANEIVVEVEKLLAAPAKM, translated from the coding sequence ATGAAGCGATCTCTGTGGATATTCTGTGCGTTACTCTTTCCGGTCTTCGCGGCGCATCTGGTGCTGGCGGCCGGATTCTTCAAAGTGGGCGAGAAGGCGCCGTCGTTTACGTTGACGGCGATTACCGGCGAGACGGTGTCGTTGGATGCCTATAAGGGGAAAGTCATCGTCCTCGGGCTGTTCCATATCTGCGAGCCCTGCATGATGCAGGGCTCAAACCTTCAGAAAGTATCAGAGCTGACCAAAGGAAGAGATGTGGCGGTCGTCGGTGTCAATTCGTCGGGAAACTCAAAGAAAGACGTCGGCGAGTTCTTGTCTGCTTTTCCCGTGAAAGTCACCTATCCCTATTTGCTCGATCCGGGGAAAGTGACCGACAAGCTCTACGGTGGCGGAAAATTTATTCCGAATGTCTATGTGATCGATCAGGCCGGAGTGATCCGGTGGCAGCGGGTAGGCAACATGGATATCGATCTTGCAGGAGCGAACGAAATCGTTGTGGAGGTTGAGAAGTTGCTGGCGGCTCCTGCGAAGATGTAA
- a CDS encoding tetratricopeptide repeat protein translates to MPLRNGLSEELNRQGNEHFARGLYTEAYTCYAKALECDRMTGDQRAMAATLGNLGNICAVSGRRDSAQTYYQEVLELQKILGDEKGIGTTLGNLGNLRADAGEWDRARAYYLESLDLLTKTHDEAAKAVLLSDLGLVARENGQFDQAIQYYEHSLVLMRRLGNQGGVADAWRMIGRTFLLQKRYDDAIACCQTSQSIAERSRDELRTGGARFVLAQCYEEQGRLQEAADLLELVVHMDRKYQLPKLEENTNRLIRLRARLAETDPTPPYRESHA, encoded by the coding sequence ATGCCATTACGAAACGGGCTATCCGAAGAATTGAATCGCCAGGGGAACGAGCATTTCGCGCGCGGCCTCTATACGGAAGCCTACACCTGCTACGCCAAGGCGTTGGAATGCGACCGGATGACCGGGGATCAGCGCGCGATGGCCGCGACGCTCGGAAATCTGGGGAATATCTGTGCCGTCAGCGGCCGGCGAGACTCGGCGCAGACGTACTATCAAGAAGTGTTGGAGCTGCAAAAGATTCTCGGCGACGAGAAGGGCATCGGGACGACGCTCGGGAATCTGGGCAATCTGCGCGCCGACGCCGGGGAATGGGATCGTGCCCGTGCCTACTATCTCGAATCGCTGGATCTCCTGACCAAGACCCATGATGAAGCGGCCAAGGCGGTGTTGCTCTCGGATCTTGGCCTGGTCGCGCGCGAGAACGGTCAATTCGATCAGGCGATTCAATATTATGAGCACTCGCTCGTGCTGATGCGGCGCTTGGGTAATCAAGGCGGCGTGGCCGATGCCTGGCGGATGATCGGTCGGACGTTCCTGCTCCAGAAGCGCTACGACGATGCCATTGCCTGTTGCCAGACCAGCCAGTCCATCGCTGAACGGTCTCGTGACGAACTGCGGACCGGCGGGGCGCGGTTTGTGCTGGCGCAGTGCTATGAAGAACAAGGCCGGTTGCAGGAAGCGGCGGATCTTCTCGAGCTTGTCGTGCATATGGACCGCAAATATCAGCTGCCGAAGCTGGAAGAAAACACGAATCGTCTGATACGGCTCCGTGCCAGGCTGGCGGAGACCGATCCGACTCCGCCCTATCGTGAGTCGCATGCATGA